From the Candidatus Melainabacteria bacterium genome, one window contains:
- a CDS encoding 2-oxoacid:ferredoxin oxidoreductase subunit beta: MVQTPSNPAQSTNRIGLTLADYKGAPSTLCDGCGHDAITSQIIKAFYELGIEPHQVAKLSGIGCSSKTPAYFLNRAHGFNSVHGRMPSVATGANMANKDLLLIGVSGDGDTASIGLGQFCHLVRRNLPMIYIVENNGVYGLTKGQFSATADIGSKAKGGKLNEYQPIDLCGLAIELGCGFVGRSFAGDPKQLMALLKAAASHKGTAVLDVISPCVTFNNHEGSTKSYKYAKEMETPLHELGYIPFYEQITVDYDPGSVQDVELHDGSHLRLKKLGKEYDPRNREMAMSTMLKAAEEKQFLTGLLFIDEKKPDFVNMMDLIEEPLSSLPESRTRPSKEALDKIMAELM; this comes from the coding sequence ATGGTTCAGACACCCTCAAATCCAGCACAAAGCACAAACCGTATCGGTCTGACCTTAGCTGACTACAAAGGCGCCCCGTCGACTCTGTGCGATGGCTGCGGTCACGACGCGATCACCTCTCAAATCATCAAAGCCTTCTACGAATTGGGAATAGAACCACATCAAGTAGCAAAACTGAGTGGTATCGGTTGCTCGAGTAAAACTCCTGCATACTTCCTGAACCGTGCCCACGGCTTCAACTCAGTGCACGGAAGAATGCCTTCGGTAGCCACTGGTGCCAACATGGCGAACAAAGATTTGCTCCTCATCGGTGTGAGCGGCGATGGCGATACAGCCTCGATTGGTCTGGGACAGTTCTGCCACCTGGTGCGCAGAAATCTGCCAATGATCTACATCGTAGAGAACAACGGAGTCTACGGGCTCACAAAAGGACAGTTCTCTGCCACCGCCGACATCGGTTCGAAAGCGAAAGGCGGAAAGCTGAACGAATACCAGCCAATCGATCTATGTGGTCTGGCCATCGAACTGGGATGCGGATTCGTAGGCCGATCGTTTGCAGGCGATCCCAAACAGTTGATGGCGTTATTGAAAGCGGCTGCATCACACAAGGGCACTGCTGTACTTGATGTAATCAGCCCTTGTGTTACCTTCAACAATCACGAAGGTTCAACCAAGAGCTACAAATACGCCAAGGAAATGGAAACACCTCTGCACGAGCTGGGATACATTCCGTTTTACGAACAGATCACTGTCGACTACGATCCCGGTTCCGTACAAGATGTTGAATTGCATGACGGCTCGCACTTGCGCTTGAAAAAGCTTGGCAAGGAATACGATCCTCGCAATCGCGAAATGGCAATGTCGACTATGCTCAAAGCTGCCGAAGAAAAACAATTCTTGACGGGGCTTCTGTTCATTGACGAAAAGAAACCTGATTTCGTGAACATGATGGATCTGATTGAAGAGCCGCTTTCATCTCTCCCTGAATCTCGTACGCGTCCAAGCAAGGAAGCGCTCGATAAAATCATGGCTGAGTTGATGTAG
- the hpt gene encoding hypoxanthine phosphoribosyltransferase, with protein MRTFLLTSESLRRVHSRLTLEWNYIWCFISEKVVANIKEIYSSQTIQDRIRELGKEISRDYADLEKPVIIGVMKGAFCFLADLVRNISTNEPLQIEFVRLSSYGAGTESSGHVQAPWLDLPDIRYRHILVVEDIVDSGRTAKFFLEYLKDQFNPKSLKMAVFLDKPSRRVVPCEPDYVGFTIDDLFVIGYGLDYAEHYRELPFLGELSGISEG; from the coding sequence ATGAGGACTTTCTTGCTCACTTCCGAGAGCCTGAGGAGAGTTCACTCTCGTCTAACGCTCGAGTGGAACTATATTTGGTGCTTCATTTCGGAGAAAGTCGTGGCTAACATCAAGGAAATTTACTCTTCGCAAACCATACAAGATCGTATTCGTGAGCTTGGCAAAGAAATTAGCCGTGACTACGCAGACCTTGAAAAACCAGTAATCATAGGTGTTATGAAAGGAGCTTTTTGCTTTCTTGCCGATCTGGTGCGCAACATCTCCACCAATGAGCCCTTGCAAATCGAGTTTGTGCGTCTCAGTTCGTATGGTGCAGGTACAGAGAGTTCCGGTCATGTGCAGGCTCCGTGGCTTGATCTACCCGATATTCGATATCGCCACATTCTGGTTGTTGAGGATATTGTGGATTCGGGACGTACCGCCAAATTTTTCCTCGAATATTTGAAGGACCAATTTAATCCAAAATCACTGAAAATGGCTGTCTTTCTCGATAAGCCGTCGCGTCGCGTTGTGCCTTGTGAACCTGACTATGTTGGTTTTACAATCGATGATCTGTTCGTCATCGGCTACGGACTCGACTACGCCGAGCACTATCGGGAGCTTCCGTTTCTGGGCGAGCTTAGCGGTATATCCGAAGGCTGA
- a CDS encoding peroxiredoxin family protein has product MLNEKAPDFSLESTTGQDITLSSLAGSYVVLVFYPANDSPTCNKQLSDFSINSTALMETDARVFGVNTAPANKSRSYCTRQRLEFPILSDPGGNTAKKYKAFLGWLPFIKRTVVVIDPAGNICFYERGTPAPESVLECIKQSKLAMRNN; this is encoded by the coding sequence ATGCTAAACGAGAAAGCCCCGGATTTCTCCCTGGAATCAACAACGGGTCAAGACATAACTCTTTCGAGCCTGGCTGGTTCGTATGTTGTGCTGGTCTTTTATCCGGCAAACGACAGCCCCACCTGCAATAAACAGCTGAGCGACTTCAGCATCAATTCAACCGCCTTGATGGAAACAGACGCCAGAGTCTTCGGAGTAAACACGGCACCGGCAAACAAGAGTCGCTCTTACTGCACGCGGCAGAGATTGGAATTCCCAATTCTCAGCGATCCGGGCGGCAACACTGCAAAAAAATATAAGGCTTTTTTGGGTTGGTTACCGTTCATAAAAAGAACCGTGGTGGTGATCGATCCGGCAGGAAACATTTGCTTTTACGAGCGCGGAACGCCGGCTCCAGAAAGTGTGCTTGAGTGCATTAAACAATCCAAACTGGCGATGCGAAATAATTAG
- a CDS encoding thiamine pyrophosphate-binding protein: MSEFLASHLLLAQLAAEGTRFIFGSLGSADSPLIGAALEMNADIHYLAALHEEIAGSMAIGYAQASGRPGVVSLPAATGLINSLSSLYNAIHARVPMIVLADQQDTQILNDEPPLWGDLCELAKPVSKWSCELRTASEIPRLLRRAFHEANSPPKGPVFMSLPINILLDPATASPLKPPQSSPLGAADQGFLRKAAKALVGSQRPAIIAGNEVSAYKARREVVTLAEVIGCPVFCEPMPTGVNFPNRHPQFAGVLPLNLNKANELLQPYDCLLVIGMQTRLPARPQDPPLIPPGVHVIQLNVEPGLSGRSLPCDLTAVADIGESLSRLRADIQLIVDSSWVNKAKMRANGTITAIEKVREKQEEQSGYPTLESPITLSWLLRLVDAVRPTSSVVVNDIVSDKADPFETLSLENSSSYFGTNGGIAGHGPAAALGVQWASPENVVVCITSDESILYYPQTLWTAAHYGLHVKFVVVNSLGRTNYNVRLTPSVRSEARIFLDNPPLAFTELSQAMRVPGAAVSLMADLEDALKQMFETPGPFLLDVHIDENS; this comes from the coding sequence ATGTCTGAATTTCTTGCCAGTCACCTTCTCCTTGCACAACTTGCAGCCGAAGGAACGAGATTCATTTTCGGAAGCCTTGGCTCGGCAGATTCGCCCTTAATTGGTGCTGCACTCGAGATGAATGCAGACATCCACTATCTGGCAGCGCTGCATGAGGAAATAGCAGGATCGATGGCGATTGGTTACGCGCAGGCTTCAGGACGGCCGGGAGTGGTCAGCCTGCCTGCCGCGACAGGGCTGATCAACAGTCTCTCCAGTCTATACAACGCCATCCACGCCAGGGTCCCGATGATTGTCCTGGCCGACCAGCAAGATACGCAAATTCTGAACGACGAACCACCGCTCTGGGGTGACCTTTGCGAACTTGCCAAGCCGGTAAGTAAGTGGAGTTGCGAACTGCGCACCGCCTCGGAAATTCCTCGGCTTCTCCGGCGTGCCTTCCATGAGGCGAACTCGCCACCGAAGGGTCCCGTTTTCATGTCTCTACCTATCAATATTCTGCTTGACCCAGCCACTGCATCTCCTCTCAAGCCGCCGCAGTCCAGTCCTCTAGGCGCTGCTGACCAGGGTTTTCTGCGAAAAGCAGCAAAAGCACTGGTGGGTTCTCAGCGCCCGGCCATCATCGCCGGGAACGAAGTCTCAGCGTACAAAGCTCGTCGCGAGGTCGTGACACTGGCAGAGGTAATCGGCTGTCCAGTTTTTTGTGAGCCAATGCCAACCGGGGTGAACTTTCCCAATCGCCATCCTCAGTTTGCGGGAGTACTGCCCCTCAATCTCAACAAAGCCAATGAACTCTTGCAGCCCTACGATTGCTTACTTGTGATCGGAATGCAGACACGACTCCCGGCTCGTCCCCAGGACCCACCACTGATCCCGCCCGGCGTGCATGTCATCCAACTGAACGTGGAGCCTGGATTGTCGGGACGCTCATTGCCATGTGATCTGACTGCAGTGGCTGACATCGGCGAAAGCTTGTCAAGATTGAGAGCAGACATTCAGCTGATCGTAGATTCAAGCTGGGTAAACAAAGCCAAAATGCGGGCTAATGGCACGATTACAGCCATTGAAAAGGTGAGAGAAAAACAGGAAGAACAGTCAGGTTATCCCACTCTCGAGTCGCCAATAACCTTAAGCTGGCTACTAAGACTGGTCGACGCAGTTCGTCCGACAAGTTCAGTTGTAGTGAACGACATCGTTTCCGACAAAGCCGACCCATTCGAAACACTGAGCCTGGAGAACAGCTCATCATATTTCGGCACCAATGGTGGCATTGCCGGTCACGGACCGGCCGCAGCTCTTGGGGTTCAGTGGGCCAGCCCGGAGAACGTCGTTGTTTGCATTACTTCGGATGAATCAATCCTTTACTACCCACAAACGCTATGGACAGCCGCTCATTACGGACTGCATGTCAAATTCGTGGTGGTCAACTCACTGGGTCGAACAAATTACAACGTCAGGCTGACACCATCTGTGCGAAGCGAAGCACGTATATTTCTGGACAATCCACCGCTTGCCTTTACGGAACTGTCACAAGCAATGCGCGTTCCTGGCGCCGCTGTGAGCCTCATGGCTGATCTGGAAGACGCCTTGAAACAAATGTTCGAAACGCCAGGGCCGTTTCTGTTGGACGTACATATCGACGAAAATTCCTGA
- a CDS encoding GNAT family N-acetyltransferase: protein MTIALADWHDILTVLRESYQIWSPGLRKDEYHEYIWRQINHPWARRNYKFFVLKHNSQVVASCKLYTVNLTYRGRSYLFGGIGAIYSMKAVRGCGYGREIVTEIVDYCFNNDYDGTILFSDIDPEFYDRLGFTEFGSADFSVHLPKQQVAAEFSSSDSAGGPCSTGSNGSAGSIGSAGSAGSIGSSGSSGSAGSAGSIGSAGMTGSAVFTAGTDVTGIASAATDTSDVNYVDDTDVPTMIAIYSKWQRSQPFAYQRSELYLQYKLGRERYLAEHSTLAWPRLEITYAVENGIQTGYALTERGGKNLRILEIVGTESARHQLWNTLVENAIQQSMHKLRGWESVVSDLYPSFRLDGVIDDAVKKCRHFPPLTSTQRTWGRPMYMPFETELEKLVDYFPCPILELDHL, encoded by the coding sequence ATGACAATTGCTCTAGCTGATTGGCACGACATCTTGACAGTCCTGCGCGAAAGCTATCAAATTTGGTCGCCCGGGCTGCGAAAAGATGAGTACCACGAATACATCTGGCGACAAATTAATCATCCCTGGGCGCGACGAAACTACAAGTTTTTCGTTCTGAAACACAATTCACAAGTTGTAGCCAGCTGCAAGCTCTACACAGTTAATCTGACTTATCGGGGACGAAGCTACCTGTTTGGCGGAATAGGCGCAATCTACAGTATGAAGGCTGTGCGTGGATGTGGTTACGGACGCGAAATAGTTACGGAGATCGTTGACTATTGCTTCAATAATGACTACGACGGCACAATACTTTTTTCCGACATAGACCCCGAATTCTACGACCGCCTCGGTTTCACTGAATTTGGCTCAGCAGATTTCAGCGTTCACTTACCGAAGCAGCAAGTCGCAGCCGAATTTTCATCATCGGACTCAGCTGGGGGACCGTGCAGTACCGGGAGTAACGGGAGTGCCGGGAGTATCGGGAGTGCCGGGAGTGCCGGGAGTATCGGGAGTTCCGGGAGTTCCGGGAGTGCCGGGAGTGCCGGGAGTATCGGCAGTGCCGGGATGACAGGCAGCGCCGTGTTCACGGCTGGTACGGACGTAACAGGCATCGCGTCAGCAGCGACTGACACGTCTGATGTGAACTATGTGGACGACACCGATGTACCGACGATGATTGCCATTTATTCAAAATGGCAACGCTCTCAGCCATTCGCCTATCAACGCTCGGAATTGTATTTGCAATACAAGTTGGGTCGAGAACGCTATTTGGCAGAACACTCGACTCTGGCATGGCCCAGGTTGGAAATTACATATGCCGTTGAAAATGGCATTCAAACAGGCTATGCCCTGACAGAAAGAGGCGGCAAAAATCTGCGCATATTGGAGATCGTAGGGACTGAATCAGCGCGCCATCAGCTTTGGAACACTTTGGTTGAAAATGCCATTCAGCAAAGCATGCACAAATTAAGAGGGTGGGAGTCAGTAGTCTCTGACCTCTATCCCAGTTTTCGCCTCGACGGCGTCATCGACGACGCTGTTAAGAAATGCCGCCATTTTCCGCCGCTTACAAGCACTCAACGAACCTGGGGACGCCCAATGTACATGCCGTTTGAAACCGAATTAGAAAAATTAGTCGACTACTTTCCATGCCCAATTCTGGAACTAGACCACCTCTGA
- a CDS encoding AarF/ABC1/UbiB kinase family protein: MSLRPEYLKRYKDIAMLFVKYGSSDLVKNAGLDEALGGDGRVPHEIKGKAEELTKDLEKLGPAFVKVGQMLSTRPDFLPAPYLEALARLQDNCEPFSFAEVEKIVTSELGVRISRAFKEFDDRPLAAASLGQIHHAVMRNGREVAVKVQRPGIRDQIIQDLEILSDVAEFYDNNTSAGRKYEYGKMLDEFRRTILEELDYKKEAHNLETMRDNLKEFERIYVPQAVSDYSTSRVLTMDFVKGKKITLVTPLEQIELDGEPLAEEVFRCYLKQILVDGFFHADPHPGNVFLTPDKKIGLIDLGMVARISADLQSKLLQLLFAISEGHGDDAAELAFEIGEIKRDFDARACRKEINDLVQHAFDSNIMDMEIGKVVLAITKTTADHGLKMPSELTMLGKTLLNLDQVGRTLDPEFDPNASVRRNAAHLTQQRMMKSISPAGLFNSMIETKDFTDKLPSRVNKILDLLASNKLHIEVEAIDEKVLTDSFQKIANRITSGLVLAALIIGAALLMRVETQFKVFGYPGLAMICFMLAAGGGFALVAHIMFYDQKPQKLRGGSNMLRPKSTAYHT; encoded by the coding sequence ATTTCGCTTAGACCAGAATATTTGAAGAGATACAAGGATATAGCCATGCTCTTCGTCAAGTACGGCAGCTCTGACCTCGTAAAAAATGCAGGTCTTGACGAGGCACTGGGCGGCGATGGTCGAGTTCCCCATGAAATTAAGGGTAAGGCCGAAGAGCTGACAAAGGATCTGGAAAAGCTGGGGCCCGCTTTCGTTAAGGTCGGACAGATGCTTTCGACTCGCCCTGATTTCCTGCCCGCCCCATACCTGGAGGCTCTGGCCAGGCTGCAAGACAATTGCGAACCTTTCAGCTTTGCGGAGGTCGAGAAAATAGTTACTTCAGAACTGGGCGTACGCATCTCCAGAGCATTCAAAGAATTTGACGACCGACCGCTCGCGGCAGCATCGCTTGGACAAATCCATCACGCCGTCATGAGAAACGGACGGGAGGTGGCAGTAAAAGTACAACGTCCCGGCATCAGAGATCAGATTATTCAAGACCTGGAGATCCTCAGTGATGTAGCTGAATTCTACGACAACAACACAAGTGCCGGTCGTAAGTACGAATACGGAAAAATGCTCGACGAGTTCAGGCGCACGATTCTGGAAGAGCTTGATTATAAGAAAGAAGCTCATAACCTGGAGACAATGAGAGACAATCTCAAAGAATTCGAGCGCATCTATGTTCCACAAGCAGTAAGTGATTACAGCACCTCGAGAGTGCTGACGATGGATTTTGTAAAAGGCAAGAAGATCACACTGGTGACACCGCTAGAACAAATTGAGTTGGATGGTGAGCCACTTGCTGAAGAGGTATTCCGCTGCTACTTAAAGCAAATTCTGGTTGATGGATTCTTCCATGCAGATCCGCATCCTGGGAATGTTTTTCTCACGCCGGACAAGAAGATCGGATTAATCGATCTGGGTATGGTGGCAAGGATTTCGGCCGATCTGCAATCGAAACTGCTACAGCTGCTCTTTGCTATCAGCGAAGGACATGGTGATGATGCAGCGGAACTGGCATTCGAAATCGGCGAGATCAAACGTGACTTTGACGCAAGAGCTTGCAGAAAGGAAATAAATGATCTGGTTCAGCATGCCTTCGACTCAAATATCATGGACATGGAAATCGGCAAAGTAGTGCTTGCGATTACCAAAACAACTGCCGATCACGGTCTGAAAATGCCTTCGGAATTAACCATGCTCGGCAAAACTCTTCTCAATCTGGATCAAGTTGGGCGAACTCTCGATCCGGAATTTGACCCTAATGCATCAGTGCGGCGCAATGCTGCTCATTTAACACAACAACGTATGATGAAAAGTATATCGCCGGCTGGTTTGTTCAACAGCATGATCGAGACAAAAGATTTTACGGACAAATTGCCCAGTCGCGTAAACAAGATTCTTGATTTGCTTGCATCGAATAAACTTCATATCGAAGTTGAAGCGATCGACGAGAAGGTTTTAACTGATTCATTCCAGAAAATTGCGAACAGAATCACTTCTGGACTAGTTTTGGCGGCGCTGATTATCGGGGCAGCTCTCTTGATGAGAGTGGAAACTCAATTCAAAGTATTTGGATACCCGGGGCTGGCTATGATCTGCTTTATGCTCGCAGCCGGGGGCGGATTCGCCCTTGTAGCCCACATCATGTTTTATGATCAAAAACCGCAAAAACTCAGAGGTGGCAGCAACATGCTACGACCTAAATCGACGGCGTACCACACTTGA
- a CDS encoding 2-oxoacid:acceptor oxidoreductase subunit alpha has protein sequence MLYLSAFHHSRCYTLVRIALKQGIPIVKTLAADSVQKTEQGRVVNDFSIQVATVNGSGSQSSNNVLMRTIFQMGIPVSGKNLFPSNIAGLPTWFTIRVNKDGYIARKAETNILVAMNPQTAFEDVKALKPGAICISPVELKLNEVRSDIKHYQVPFTELAAKATETIKLRKLLTNMIYVGVVAELLNLDEKEIEKAVAGQFPGKAKVVPLNVNAINIGREWTRENLKKDDPYFIERMDKTAGKIIIDGNAAAALGSLFAGVTVVAWYPITPSSSLCETLIDYLHEYRVDENGKNTFAVVQAEDELAAVGMALGAGWAGARSMTSTSGPGISLMAEFVGFGYFTEIPTVIFDVQRVGPSTGMPTRTSQADLFSTYMLSHGDTKHIVLLPGSVAECFEFAGAAFDLAERFQTPVFVLTDLDLGMNNWMSDPFAYPTKPLDRGKVLNAEQLDKVGEFARYKDVDGDGIPYRTLPGTNHHLAPYFVRGSGHTEKATYTEKPEDYKNLMDRLERKFQTARKFVPQPEVHTEPKAKVGIIAFGSTHFAVYESRDQLKAANIPTSYYRVRALPFTEDLRKFVEAHDRVYVVEQNRDAQLRDLITLELPDMATKLHSIRHYTGLPVDAQFVTDEILKQEKK, from the coding sequence ATGTTGTATTTGAGCGCCTTTCACCACTCACGCTGTTACACTTTAGTCCGTATCGCTCTTAAACAGGGTATTCCAATAGTGAAAACGCTAGCAGCTGACAGCGTCCAAAAAACCGAACAGGGACGTGTCGTAAATGACTTTTCGATTCAAGTCGCAACCGTAAACGGGTCAGGGAGCCAATCCTCGAACAACGTTTTGATGCGTACGATTTTTCAAATGGGCATTCCGGTAAGCGGAAAGAACCTATTCCCATCCAATATTGCTGGGCTTCCAACCTGGTTCACAATCCGGGTCAACAAAGACGGCTATATTGCGCGTAAAGCCGAGACCAATATCCTGGTCGCAATGAATCCCCAGACAGCTTTCGAAGATGTCAAAGCCCTGAAACCAGGAGCGATTTGCATAAGCCCGGTGGAATTGAAACTGAACGAAGTGCGCTCCGATATCAAGCATTATCAGGTGCCCTTCACTGAACTAGCAGCGAAAGCGACTGAGACGATTAAACTGAGAAAGCTGCTCACCAACATGATCTATGTAGGTGTCGTAGCTGAACTGCTCAATCTGGACGAAAAAGAAATCGAGAAAGCTGTGGCTGGTCAGTTCCCAGGCAAAGCCAAAGTGGTACCGCTCAACGTCAACGCCATCAACATCGGACGCGAATGGACCCGCGAGAATCTCAAAAAAGATGATCCTTACTTCATCGAAAGAATGGATAAAACCGCCGGTAAAATTATCATCGACGGTAACGCTGCTGCTGCACTCGGTTCACTCTTCGCTGGTGTAACAGTTGTAGCCTGGTATCCAATCACCCCATCGTCGAGTCTATGCGAAACCCTCATTGATTATTTGCATGAGTATCGCGTCGACGAAAATGGCAAAAACACCTTTGCAGTGGTGCAAGCCGAAGACGAATTGGCTGCGGTAGGAATGGCACTCGGTGCCGGCTGGGCTGGTGCTCGGTCGATGACATCGACGTCTGGTCCTGGTATTTCGCTCATGGCTGAATTCGTTGGATTCGGTTACTTCACTGAAATTCCAACCGTAATCTTCGACGTGCAAAGAGTCGGACCTTCGACAGGTATGCCAACACGCACATCGCAAGCCGATCTTTTCAGCACATATATGCTCTCCCATGGCGATACCAAACACATCGTCTTGCTACCAGGGTCGGTGGCAGAGTGTTTTGAGTTCGCAGGTGCAGCCTTCGATCTGGCTGAGCGCTTCCAAACTCCAGTTTTCGTTCTGACAGACCTCGATCTCGGCATGAACAACTGGATGTCTGATCCGTTCGCCTATCCAACCAAGCCACTCGATCGCGGCAAAGTGCTCAATGCGGAACAACTCGATAAAGTGGGTGAATTCGCCCGGTATAAAGATGTGGACGGAGACGGTATCCCCTACCGCACCCTGCCTGGCACAAATCATCATCTCGCTCCTTACTTCGTTAGAGGCAGCGGTCACACTGAAAAGGCCACCTATACAGAAAAGCCTGAAGACTATAAAAATCTGATGGACAGACTGGAACGCAAATTCCAGACGGCACGCAAGTTTGTGCCGCAACCGGAAGTGCATACCGAACCGAAAGCAAAAGTAGGAATAATCGCCTTTGGTTCCACCCACTTTGCTGTGTATGAAAGTCGCGATCAGCTCAAAGCAGCAAACATTCCAACCAGCTACTATCGCGTCAGAGCACTTCCTTTCACAGAGGATTTGCGCAAGTTCGTCGAAGCTCACGACCGGGTCTACGTCGTCGAACAAAACCGCGACGCACAGCTGCGTGATCTGATCACTCTCGAACTACCTGATATGGCGACGAAACTGCACTCGATCAGACACTACACCGGTCTGCCAGTCGATGCGCAATTCGTCACAGACGAAATCTTGAAGCAGGAGAAAAAATAG
- a CDS encoding insulinase family protein yields MDYLTKAALSSKAVLSSKAALLGKAAVSVSSPSTTAQPASFTKTVLRGNSNSRLIKTLCAALSLSLVALTLPNASLADVANNKPAAKSGASNSLTKSGASNIDTGKLEVPSASVSNEQWRKNPPSSPPPRPFKLPTITSYKLDNGLQVQLIEDHRVPFLTVALGIKAGSALEPKDKLGLAEMTADMLNEGTTTKKSKEIADETDFIGGGLKAVSDFDFTIVSGSALSKYSDRLVNLLSDIVFHPTFPEEELKLAKTNLTQALAMKRSEPDFLVEERFNKVVFGDHPYSVVAPTPTTIENIARKDLQEFHDSHYLPNEATLVIVGDFDPAHLKQQIESKFGTGIWKSGTMPVADMPQLPKQNGRKIYLVDRPGSVQSSIKLGNVAINKADPDYFPVQVANQILGGAAHSRLFLNIREQKGYTYGAYSSVAAHRQRGPFAAEAEVRTEVTAPSLEEFLYELSRIRDVKVTDKELKDAKTYIVGSFQLGLETQAGLAQRLLELKLYDLPDNYLETYADKVMAVTSEQIRKVARKVIDTNNIVISVVGDAAKIKQDLQYFAPVEVYDTTGKLSSDAASNPLSL; encoded by the coding sequence ATGGATTACTTAACTAAAGCAGCGCTATCAAGTAAAGCAGTGCTATCGAGTAAAGCAGCGCTATTGGGTAAAGCAGCGGTATCGGTATCGAGCCCGAGCACCACTGCGCAACCAGCCAGTTTCACAAAAACAGTACTTAGAGGCAACTCGAATTCTCGGTTGATCAAGACACTTTGTGCGGCGCTGAGTCTGAGCCTCGTCGCACTGACGCTCCCAAACGCCAGTCTGGCTGATGTGGCGAACAACAAGCCAGCAGCGAAGTCTGGTGCCAGCAACAGCCTCACCAAATCTGGTGCCTCGAACATCGACACCGGTAAACTTGAAGTCCCTTCGGCCTCGGTCAGCAACGAGCAGTGGCGGAAGAACCCGCCTTCTTCGCCGCCACCACGTCCATTCAAGCTGCCTACAATCACCTCTTACAAACTCGACAATGGTTTGCAGGTACAGCTAATAGAAGATCACCGCGTTCCGTTCCTCACTGTCGCACTGGGCATCAAGGCTGGTTCCGCCCTCGAACCCAAAGACAAACTGGGGCTAGCCGAGATGACGGCTGATATGCTCAATGAAGGCACAACAACCAAAAAGAGCAAAGAAATCGCAGACGAAACCGACTTCATCGGCGGTGGACTGAAAGCGGTCTCCGACTTCGATTTCACGATCGTCAGCGGCTCAGCGCTCTCGAAATATAGTGACCGGCTCGTGAACCTCCTCAGCGATATCGTCTTTCATCCAACCTTTCCGGAAGAAGAGTTGAAGCTGGCAAAAACGAACTTGACCCAGGCACTGGCGATGAAACGAAGTGAACCTGATTTCCTGGTCGAGGAGCGGTTTAACAAAGTAGTCTTCGGCGACCATCCTTACTCAGTTGTCGCGCCGACTCCAACTACGATTGAAAATATCGCCCGCAAAGACCTGCAAGAATTTCACGATTCGCACTATTTGCCTAACGAAGCGACACTCGTTATCGTAGGTGATTTCGATCCCGCGCACTTGAAGCAACAAATCGAATCCAAGTTCGGAACAGGAATTTGGAAGTCTGGCACGATGCCAGTTGCAGACATGCCACAGTTGCCCAAGCAGAACGGAAGAAAGATTTACCTGGTTGACAGACCGGGGTCCGTCCAGTCATCAATCAAACTGGGCAACGTCGCCATCAATAAAGCCGATCCTGATTATTTTCCAGTTCAAGTCGCCAATCAAATATTAGGCGGAGCTGCGCACTCAAGGCTTTTCTTGAACATCCGCGAACAGAAGGGCTACACCTATGGAGCTTACAGTTCAGTCGCTGCACACCGCCAGCGGGGACCATTCGCCGCAGAAGCAGAGGTGCGGACAGAAGTGACAGCACCATCGCTGGAAGAATTTCTCTATGAACTGAGCAGAATTCGCGATGTGAAAGTAACCGATAAAGAGTTGAAAGATGCAAAAACATACATCGTCGGGTCATTTCAACTCGGTCTGGAAACTCAAGCGGGACTGGCACAGAGATTGCTCGAGTTGAAACTTTATGACTTGCCGGATAATTATCTCGAGACATACGCAGATAAAGTGATGGCTGTCACATCGGAGCAAATTCGCAAGGTTGCCAGAAAGGTGATCGACACCAACAACATTGTCATTTCAGTTGTTGGTGATGCCGCCAAGATAAAGCAGGACTTGCAATATTTCGCACCAGTGGAAGTTTATGACACAACCGGTAAGCTAAGCAGCGACGCCGCAAGTAATCCGCTCAGCCTGTGA